From one Streptomyces sp. CA-210063 genomic stretch:
- a CDS encoding pectinesterase family protein, with product MTEGPSRRPIARATRHRRRRGRLRTTAVATAISAATGGVYALTAEAAVTCASPTFKRQLFANTTFSGTPKKTDCDAKISENWGTAAPATTLPKDNFGVRWTLTRDFGSGGPFTFTATARDGIRVHVDGERKVNIWKNVSSTQQQTVNVTIPSGKHTLRVDYVNWTGAANVSFAYAPRTSATVDRTAPLAPASPKVSYDESSGHARLTWAANKEMDLAGYRLYRRLKGDTAFGGTPLATTTAPSYTDTTLPRTGDTYEYQLRAHDKAGNASTGSAAQSVTTVDETAPALPYDLAVTDATDGNKLTWKGVEEAESYFIYRATAADGTYTKIGSSTGTSFYDDTAAEKSTYHYAIASADASGNVSERTAPVVSTRADRTDPAAPTGLAAEGTADGTVLTWTANTDDTTAYQVWVRRPGQSDFAYLDTATGVTTYTDTAAAPGTESAYLLRAVDEAGNVSAGSATVAATRPHKVAPVPGADAVVDPDGDGDFTSVQAALNALGAGTAADPKVIQVNPGTYRELVQVDNKYVRIVGAGDDPSQTVITYDNAAGTPTADGTGTLGTQNSRTMYVKGSDFLARNLTIENAYDEAAGSYTNEQAVALLTQADRLVFDHVRFLGNQDTLFLKSTTTTTPNRVYFTDSYVEGDVDFVCGYATAVFDNSTFKLLSRGSNSNNGYVAAPSTDSSTGYGFLITNSTLTSDAPDGTYHLGRPWVTAFSGAKGSLVIRESSLPAAIKAAPYQDWASSGTTYSWKDSFFREYANTGAGSVASATENRPQLTAEEAASYEKADYLGDWTPDLD from the coding sequence ATGACCGAGGGTCCTTCCCGGAGACCGATCGCAAGAGCGACGAGGCACCGTCGCAGGCGAGGTCGCCTGCGTACGACCGCCGTCGCCACCGCGATCTCCGCCGCCACCGGCGGCGTCTACGCGCTGACCGCCGAAGCCGCCGTGACCTGCGCTTCTCCCACCTTCAAGCGGCAGCTCTTCGCCAACACCACCTTCTCCGGTACGCCGAAGAAGACGGACTGCGACGCGAAGATCAGCGAGAACTGGGGAACGGCGGCGCCCGCCACCACGCTGCCGAAGGACAACTTCGGCGTCCGCTGGACCCTGACCCGCGACTTCGGCTCGGGCGGCCCGTTCACGTTCACCGCCACCGCCCGCGACGGCATCCGCGTCCACGTGGACGGCGAACGCAAGGTGAACATCTGGAAGAACGTTTCCTCGACCCAGCAGCAGACCGTCAACGTCACGATCCCCTCCGGCAAGCACACCCTCCGCGTCGACTACGTCAACTGGACCGGCGCGGCGAACGTCTCCTTCGCCTACGCACCCCGCACCTCCGCCACCGTCGACAGGACCGCACCCCTCGCGCCCGCGAGCCCGAAGGTCTCCTACGACGAGAGCAGTGGTCACGCCAGGCTCACCTGGGCGGCCAACAAGGAGATGGACCTCGCCGGTTACCGCCTCTACCGGCGGCTGAAGGGCGACACCGCGTTCGGTGGCACCCCCCTCGCGACGACGACCGCCCCCTCGTACACCGACACGACCCTCCCGAGGACCGGCGACACGTACGAGTACCAGCTCCGCGCCCACGACAAGGCCGGCAACGCCTCCACCGGCTCGGCGGCCCAGTCCGTCACCACCGTCGACGAGACCGCCCCCGCCCTCCCCTACGACCTCGCCGTCACCGACGCCACCGACGGCAACAAGCTGACCTGGAAGGGCGTAGAGGAAGCGGAGAGCTACTTCATCTATCGGGCGACGGCCGCCGACGGGACCTACACGAAGATCGGCTCCTCCACCGGGACCTCCTTCTACGACGACACCGCCGCCGAGAAGTCCACGTACCACTACGCCATCGCCTCCGCCGACGCCTCCGGCAACGTCAGCGAGCGCACCGCCCCCGTCGTCTCCACCCGCGCCGACCGCACCGACCCGGCCGCGCCCACCGGTCTCGCCGCCGAGGGCACCGCCGACGGCACCGTCCTGACCTGGACGGCCAACACGGACGACACCACGGCCTACCAGGTGTGGGTCAGGCGGCCGGGCCAGAGCGACTTCGCGTACCTCGACACGGCCACCGGCGTCACCACGTACACCGACACCGCCGCCGCCCCCGGCACCGAGTCCGCCTACCTGCTCCGCGCCGTCGACGAGGCCGGCAACGTCTCCGCCGGTTCGGCCACCGTGGCCGCGACCCGGCCGCACAAGGTCGCCCCCGTCCCGGGCGCCGACGCGGTCGTGGACCCGGACGGCGACGGGGACTTCACGAGCGTGCAGGCCGCGCTGAACGCGCTCGGCGCGGGCACGGCCGCCGACCCGAAGGTCATCCAGGTGAACCCGGGGACGTACAGGGAACTCGTCCAGGTCGACAACAAGTACGTCCGGATCGTGGGAGCCGGTGACGACCCGTCCCAGACCGTCATCACGTACGACAACGCCGCCGGCACCCCGACCGCCGACGGCACCGGCACGCTCGGCACACAGAACAGCCGGACCATGTACGTGAAGGGCTCGGACTTCCTCGCCCGCAACCTCACCATCGAGAACGCGTACGACGAGGCGGCGGGCAGCTACACGAACGAGCAGGCCGTCGCGCTGCTCACCCAGGCCGACCGGCTCGTCTTCGACCACGTCCGCTTCCTCGGCAACCAGGACACGCTCTTCCTGAAGTCGACGACGACCACGACCCCGAACCGGGTCTACTTCACCGACTCCTACGTCGAGGGTGACGTCGACTTCGTCTGCGGCTACGCCACCGCCGTCTTCGACAACTCCACCTTCAAGCTCCTCAGCCGGGGCTCGAACAGCAACAACGGCTATGTGGCCGCCCCGTCCACGGACTCCTCCACCGGCTACGGCTTCCTGATCACCAACTCGACGCTGACCAGCGACGCCCCCGACGGCACGTACCACCTTGGCCGCCCCTGGGTGACCGCGTTCAGCGGCGCGAAGGGCAGCCTGGTGATCCGCGAGTCGTCGCTCCCGGCGGCCATCAAGGCGGCGCCGTACCAGGACTGGGCCTCGAGCGGCACGACGTACTCATGGAAGGACTCCTTCTTCCGCGAGTACGCCAACACCGGCGCGGGCTCGGTCGCCTCGGCCACGGAGAACCGCCCCCAGCTCACCGCCGAGGAGGCCGCCTCGTACGAGAAGGCCGACTACCTGGGCGACTGGACCCCGGACCTCGACTGA
- a CDS encoding PA14 domain-containing protein, with product MTPARRTTAVAATATAVVLATAGGLLTAAAAPAAAAVTCTSPVYKQQFFANTSFSGTPKKTLCDSAIDQNWGTGAPTSGLPSNNFGVRWSVTRDFGSGGPFTFTASGLDGIRVYLDGTRKIDLWKNGTTTVSKTVNLTIPSGKHTLRVDYVNWTGSAKVKFTYAPRTSATVDKTRPLAPTGLAATYSAATQQTKLTWSKNKEMDLAGYRVHRQVAGSGSWKLLTTTTGTSYTDTTPANGAKYEYLVVAMDKAGNISPETARTTVTSTALGTPTGFTATGTDTGVALSWNAVPGASRYRVIRTGTNVPSASWQPTGTSMTDTSVARSVDFTYRVAAVDASGGAVTYTAATTTRRLVAAPTELKAFPQWSSITLTWRMDEDEDTGGDYRGFHIYRYREATGSWIRLQYCDPYRRTLADGSVQHLCTDSSLEPGDTHRYAIAAYDKYETDSARTAEVVAKASTDGTGPSAPAATATPSDWGTTLTWKPVTDADLDRYSVWRGTTVVEGGSTVCSAPEHIGYADVDETSYRDANPADGEKLCYVVRPVDFAENAGAGTTLHITEPDLRPTVETPSGATHTAWASVTSFGTEVALTLTSPAGTEDYYGTRVSRWNPQTGIFDPLPESDYSPLYDRGVPTGTTLWYQVSGVREDGSSSLPVLVSVAVPPLS from the coding sequence ATAACCCCAGCCAGACGTACGACAGCCGTAGCCGCGACCGCGACCGCCGTCGTGCTCGCCACCGCGGGCGGACTGCTCACCGCGGCCGCCGCGCCCGCGGCCGCCGCCGTGACCTGCACCTCGCCCGTCTACAAGCAGCAGTTCTTCGCCAACACCTCGTTCTCCGGTACGCCGAAGAAGACCCTCTGCGACAGCGCCATCGACCAGAACTGGGGCACCGGCGCGCCCACCTCCGGCCTGCCGAGCAACAACTTCGGCGTCCGCTGGAGCGTCACCCGCGACTTCGGCTCCGGTGGCCCCTTCACCTTCACCGCCTCGGGCCTGGACGGCATCCGCGTCTACCTCGACGGCACCCGCAAGATCGACCTCTGGAAGAACGGCACGACGACCGTCTCCAAGACCGTCAACCTGACGATCCCGTCCGGCAAGCACACCCTCCGCGTCGACTACGTCAACTGGACCGGCTCCGCCAAGGTCAAGTTCACGTACGCGCCCCGCACTTCGGCCACGGTCGACAAGACCAGGCCCCTCGCGCCGACCGGCCTCGCCGCCACGTACTCCGCCGCCACCCAGCAGACCAAGCTGACCTGGTCGAAGAACAAGGAGATGGACCTCGCCGGGTACCGCGTGCACCGGCAGGTGGCGGGCAGCGGCAGCTGGAAGCTGCTGACCACGACGACCGGCACCTCGTACACCGACACCACGCCCGCCAACGGGGCGAAGTACGAGTACCTCGTCGTGGCGATGGACAAGGCCGGGAACATCTCGCCCGAGACCGCGCGCACGACCGTGACCAGTACGGCCCTGGGCACCCCGACCGGGTTCACCGCCACCGGCACCGACACCGGCGTCGCCCTCTCCTGGAACGCCGTGCCCGGCGCGAGCCGCTACCGGGTGATCCGCACCGGCACGAACGTGCCCAGCGCCTCCTGGCAGCCCACCGGCACCTCGATGACCGACACGAGCGTGGCCCGCTCCGTCGACTTCACGTACAGGGTCGCGGCGGTCGACGCCAGCGGCGGCGCCGTCACCTACACCGCCGCCACGACCACGCGCCGCCTGGTCGCCGCTCCCACGGAACTCAAGGCGTTCCCGCAGTGGAGCTCGATCACCCTGACCTGGCGGATGGACGAGGACGAGGACACCGGCGGGGACTACCGGGGCTTCCACATCTACCGGTATCGCGAGGCGACCGGCAGCTGGATCAGGCTGCAGTACTGCGACCCCTACCGGCGCACCCTCGCCGACGGCAGTGTCCAGCACCTGTGCACGGACTCCTCCCTCGAACCCGGCGACACCCACCGCTACGCGATCGCCGCGTACGACAAGTACGAGACGGATTCGGCCCGGACCGCCGAGGTGGTGGCCAAGGCCTCGACCGACGGTACGGGCCCCTCGGCCCCCGCCGCGACCGCGACGCCCTCGGACTGGGGCACCACCCTGACATGGAAGCCGGTGACCGACGCCGACCTGGACCGGTACTCGGTATGGCGGGGCACGACCGTCGTCGAGGGCGGCTCCACCGTCTGCTCCGCCCCGGAGCACATCGGCTACGCCGACGTCGACGAGACCTCGTACCGGGACGCCAACCCCGCGGACGGCGAGAAGCTCTGCTACGTCGTCCGGCCCGTCGACTTCGCCGAGAACGCCGGCGCCGGCACCACCCTCCACATCACCGAACCGGACCTGAGGCCCACGGTGGAGACGCCCTCCGGCGCCACCCACACAGCCTGGGCGAGCGTCACGAGCTTCGGCACGGAGGTGGCGTTGACCCTGACGTCCCCCGCGGGCACGGAGGACTACTACGGCACCCGTGTCTCCCGCTGGAACCCGCAGACCGGCATCTTCGACCCGCTGCCCGAGTCGGACTACTCACCGCTCTACGACAGGGGCGTCCCGACCGGCACGACCCTCTGGTACCAGGTCTCCGGCGTACGCGAGGACGGCAGCAGCTCCCTGCCGGTCCTCGTGAGCGTGGCCGTACCGCCGCTCTCCTGA